The Peribacillus sp. FSL E2-0218 genome contains a region encoding:
- the thiC gene encoding phosphomethylpyrimidine synthase ThiC, translating to MMGNSVNDLNVSIMSSFAGSKKVYVEGSRPDIKVPMREITLSPTTGTFGEEGNPPLRVYDTSGPYTDTAYPVDIHKGLDPIRRSWVLEREDVEAYDGREIKPEDNGYKKTGSQSNADIFPGLKRNPLRAKVGKNITQLHYARKGLITPEMEFIAIRENVDPEFVREEVASGRAIIPANINHPESEPMIIGRNFHVKINANIGNSAVSSSIEAEVEKMTWATRWGADNIMDLSTGKNIHTTREWIIRNSPVPVGTVPIYQALEKVNGIAEDLNWEVFRDTLIEQAEQGVDYFTIHAGVLLRYIPLTAKRVTGIVSRGGSIMARWCLAHHKESFLYTHFEEICKIMKAYDISFSLGDGLRPGSIADANDEAQFAELETLGELTKIAWKHDVQVMVEGPGHVPMHLIKENMDKQLEVCQEAPFYTLGPLTTDIAPGYDHITSAIGAAMIGWFGTAMLCYVTPKEHLGLPNKEDVRVGVITYKIAAHAADLAKGHPHARKRDDALSKARFEFRWRDQFNLSLDPERAVEYHDETLPAEGAKTAHFCSMCGPKFCSMRISQDIRDLAKEKGLGFETVIGEGLKEKANEFRKTDGTIYQ from the coding sequence ATGATGGGTAATTCAGTAAACGACTTGAACGTTTCGATTATGTCCAGTTTTGCAGGAAGTAAAAAAGTGTATGTAGAGGGATCCAGACCGGATATTAAAGTACCAATGCGTGAAATTACGCTAAGTCCGACTACCGGGACCTTCGGTGAGGAGGGAAATCCGCCTTTACGGGTGTATGACACGAGCGGTCCCTATACGGATACGGCATATCCGGTGGATATTCATAAAGGCCTCGACCCGATCAGACGCAGCTGGGTCCTGGAGCGTGAAGACGTCGAGGCCTATGATGGACGGGAAATAAAACCCGAGGATAATGGATACAAAAAAACAGGGTCACAATCCAATGCCGATATCTTTCCAGGATTGAAACGGAATCCGTTACGGGCGAAGGTGGGGAAAAATATTACCCAGCTCCATTATGCACGCAAAGGCCTCATTACACCTGAAATGGAGTTCATCGCGATTAGGGAAAATGTCGACCCCGAGTTCGTGAGAGAAGAGGTAGCGAGCGGAAGGGCGATCATTCCTGCAAATATTAACCACCCTGAAAGCGAGCCGATGATCATCGGACGTAATTTTCACGTGAAAATAAATGCCAATATTGGAAACTCGGCCGTCAGCTCATCGATTGAAGCCGAGGTGGAGAAAATGACTTGGGCGACCAGGTGGGGAGCAGACAACATCATGGACCTTTCCACAGGGAAGAATATCCATACGACACGGGAATGGATCATCAGGAATTCGCCGGTGCCAGTTGGAACGGTCCCGATCTATCAAGCGTTGGAAAAAGTGAATGGAATTGCAGAAGACTTAAATTGGGAGGTCTTTCGGGACACGTTAATCGAGCAGGCTGAGCAGGGAGTCGATTACTTCACCATACATGCTGGTGTGCTTTTGCGGTATATCCCCCTAACGGCAAAGCGGGTAACGGGGATCGTATCCAGAGGCGGGTCGATCATGGCTCGATGGTGCCTGGCCCATCACAAAGAAAGCTTTCTCTATACTCATTTTGAAGAGATTTGTAAAATCATGAAGGCATATGATATCTCATTCTCATTGGGAGACGGGCTTCGTCCCGGATCGATTGCAGATGCGAACGATGAAGCACAATTTGCAGAATTGGAAACATTGGGGGAATTGACGAAGATCGCTTGGAAGCATGATGTTCAAGTCATGGTGGAAGGTCCTGGACATGTGCCGATGCATTTGATCAAGGAAAACATGGATAAGCAGCTGGAAGTGTGTCAAGAAGCCCCGTTCTATACTTTAGGGCCTTTGACAACAGACATAGCTCCTGGCTACGATCACATTACATCGGCGATTGGTGCTGCAATGATTGGCTGGTTTGGAACGGCCATGCTCTGTTACGTAACACCTAAAGAGCATCTGGGCCTTCCGAACAAGGAAGATGTTCGAGTCGGTGTCATTACTTACAAAATTGCCGCCCACGCAGCTGACCTTGCAAAGGGCCATCCGCATGCACGAAAACGTGACGATGCCCTCTCCAAGGCTAGGTTCGAATTTCGGTGGAGAGATCAATTCAACCTTTCCCTCGATCCCGAAAGAGCTGTCGAATACCATGATGAAACTCTGCCGGCTGAAGGTGCCAAAACGGCACACTTCTGCTCCATGTGCGGACCTAAATTCTGCAGTATGAGAATTTCTCAGGACATACGTGATTTAGCGAAAGAAAAGGGGCTCGGTTTTGAAACCGTAATTGGCGAAGGACTAAAAGAAAAAGCGAATGAGTTCAGGAAAACGGATGGAACCATCTATCAATGA
- a CDS encoding carboxymuconolactone decarboxylase family protein produces MEFEAKNSTENALHDYKAGIGAFTEKMPDLAEKFNSFTEECFKEGQLTKKEKQLIALGISLYSQDEYCIIYHTKGCLDQGCSEQEILEAVGVTAAFGGGATMSQAVTLVQECIQEINQMKQ; encoded by the coding sequence ATGGAATTTGAAGCAAAGAATTCTACTGAAAATGCTCTTCATGATTATAAGGCTGGAATTGGTGCCTTTACGGAGAAAATGCCCGACCTTGCCGAGAAATTCAATTCCTTTACGGAAGAGTGCTTTAAAGAAGGTCAATTGACCAAAAAGGAAAAACAGCTTATCGCATTGGGAATCAGTTTGTACTCACAAGATGAATACTGCATCATCTATCATACTAAAGGGTGCCTGGATCAAGGCTGTTCGGAACAGGAAATCCTTGAAGCCGTTGGTGTTACAGCGGCATTCGGCGGAGGTGCGACCATGAGTCAGGCAGTGACCCTCGTCCAGGAGTGCATCCAGGAAATCAATCAGATGAAACAATAA
- a CDS encoding cytochrome c oxidase assembly protein, with protein sequence MLLGSFALVILIYIGAALYSGRRYKKWPLSRTLFWILGVMSAASAIVGPIAARAHMDFTAHMVGHLLLGMLAPILLVLAAPITLALRTLDVQSARRLSRLLKSWPLRIISHPISASILNIGGLWILYTTGLYGAMQHNITLHALVHFHVFAAGYLFTASMIYIDPAPHPLTFKFRMIVFALSLAGHDILSKYIYAHPPSGVMKEQAESGGMLMYYAGDAVDLVLICILCCQWFKAARPKESIAI encoded by the coding sequence ATGCTGTTGGGATCATTCGCACTAGTTATCTTGATATATATAGGAGCTGCCTTATATTCAGGACGCCGATATAAAAAATGGCCATTATCGCGCACGTTGTTTTGGATTCTTGGCGTCATGAGTGCAGCCTCTGCAATAGTCGGCCCCATAGCCGCTCGGGCACATATGGACTTTACGGCACACATGGTCGGCCATTTATTGCTTGGAATGCTTGCACCCATTCTCTTGGTACTCGCCGCCCCCATTACACTTGCTCTTAGAACGTTGGATGTGCAATCGGCCCGCCGCCTATCTAGATTGTTGAAAAGCTGGCCATTGCGGATTATAAGCCACCCCATCTCTGCGTCCATTCTCAATATTGGCGGGCTATGGATCCTCTATACGACTGGCCTGTATGGGGCGATGCAGCACAATATCACGCTGCACGCATTGGTGCATTTCCATGTATTCGCAGCGGGCTATTTATTCACTGCCTCCATGATTTACATCGATCCGGCACCGCACCCGCTCACCTTCAAGTTCCGGATGATCGTGTTTGCCCTTTCATTGGCCGGACATGATATCCTTTCTAAATACATATATGCCCATCCACCTAGCGGAGTCATGAAGGAACAGGCAGAGAGTGGCGGAATGTTAATGTACTATGCAGGTGATGCCGTTGACCTTGTGCTTATCTGCATCCTTTGCTGCCAATGGTTCAAAGCTGCCCGTCCGAAGGAATCAATTGCCATTTAG
- a CDS encoding DUF2243 domain-containing protein, whose protein sequence is MEFKPRNQKDHSIAEIRYAYSARNLWSGILFGIGLIAFIDEAIFHQLLHWHHFYDKSTSSIGLVSDGLFHALSWFATVGSLFMFADLRRRKGLWLKRWAGGVLLGAGFFQLYDGIVQHKLMRLHQIRYNVDIRPYDLIWNIAASAMILFGLVLIIRTRRSLLNVKADNHHAQ, encoded by the coding sequence ATGGAATTCAAACCGAGGAATCAAAAGGATCATTCCATTGCCGAAATACGCTATGCTTACTCGGCCCGCAATTTATGGTCCGGCATTCTTTTTGGCATCGGGCTGATTGCCTTCATCGATGAGGCCATCTTCCATCAACTATTACATTGGCATCACTTCTATGACAAATCCACGTCCAGTATTGGGTTGGTCTCGGACGGCTTGTTTCATGCCCTCAGTTGGTTCGCAACAGTAGGGTCTTTGTTCATGTTTGCCGATCTTCGTCGCCGAAAAGGTTTATGGCTGAAAAGGTGGGCCGGGGGCGTATTGCTTGGGGCAGGCTTCTTTCAATTGTATGACGGCATCGTCCAGCACAAGCTCATGCGTCTCCATCAGATTCGTTACAATGTCGATATTCGCCCTTATGACTTGATTTGGAACATCGCAGCGTCTGCAATGATTTTGTTCGGCCTTGTCTTGATCATCCGGACACGGCGCAGCTTACTTAATGTGAAAGCGGACAACCATCATGCACAGTGA
- a CDS encoding NAD(P)H-quinone oxidoreductase codes for MKAVVVKKPGGPEQLQFQDFSKPKVENGEILIKVKASAINRTDIVSREGKSGYMANPILGIEVSGEVVEKGAGANIELGTRVMGLVNGGGYAEYAVMPADRAMKIPDNLSFEEAAAIPEVFLTAYQTLFWLGGLTDADTVLIHAGGSGVGTAAIQLAKKLTKATIITTAGSKEKLDFCRSLGADICINYKEQAFDEEVLRATNNLGADVILDFIGASYWEKNLKSINTDGRWVLIGILGGTVVEKVNLMELLLKRVQIKGTLLTPRSDAYKKELTEEFVSSVMPFFLNHEIRPIVDRVFPFADIQRAHEHMEANKNVGKIILKINE; via the coding sequence ATGAAAGCTGTAGTGGTAAAAAAACCGGGTGGCCCAGAGCAGTTGCAGTTTCAAGATTTTTCAAAGCCTAAGGTCGAAAACGGAGAAATTTTAATAAAGGTGAAAGCATCTGCAATCAATAGGACCGATATCGTTTCACGGGAAGGTAAATCGGGATACATGGCCAACCCAATATTAGGGATTGAGGTATCTGGAGAAGTAGTGGAAAAAGGTGCGGGGGCAAACATAGAGTTAGGGACGAGGGTAATGGGGCTTGTGAATGGCGGCGGTTATGCAGAATATGCTGTGATGCCGGCAGACAGGGCAATGAAAATACCGGATAACCTGTCATTTGAAGAGGCGGCAGCTATTCCCGAAGTATTCTTGACCGCTTACCAAACTTTATTTTGGTTAGGCGGATTAACCGATGCAGATACCGTATTGATTCATGCAGGCGGAAGCGGTGTCGGCACGGCAGCCATCCAACTGGCTAAGAAATTGACAAAAGCAACAATCATCACCACTGCAGGGTCAAAGGAAAAATTGGATTTCTGCCGCTCACTGGGAGCAGACATATGCATTAATTATAAAGAACAAGCTTTCGATGAGGAAGTGCTGAGGGCCACCAATAATCTAGGAGCGGATGTTATTCTCGATTTCATCGGTGCTTCTTACTGGGAGAAAAATCTTAAGAGCATCAATACCGATGGACGCTGGGTATTGATCGGCATCCTTGGCGGAACTGTTGTGGAAAAAGTGAACCTTATGGAACTTCTTTTAAAAAGGGTGCAAATAAAAGGAACTTTATTGACTCCCCGAAGTGATGCGTATAAAAAAGAGTTGACGGAGGAGTTCGTTTCAAGTGTGATGCCGTTTTTCCTCAACCATGAAATCAGGCCAATCGTGGATCGCGTCTTCCCTTTTGCAGATATTCAAAGGGCCCATGAACATATGGAGGCGAATAAGAACGTAGGTAAAATCATATTGAAGATAAATGAATGA
- a CDS encoding arylamine N-acetyltransferase, whose product MSDLNALFRKRIGIKGEKKLAFEGLDDILEKTGKTIPFENLSIITSNLHDINKENIINKVLVRNEGGVCYELNAALYFFLMENGFEVSLVRGVIYNQGWMTIGRTHVAILLKHDGQTYLVDTGFGGNLPLKPVPLTGETVISQNGEFRVKQEKTEHGNHILELKLKYKDPDWKIGYAFDSSKPVENVAELNEVQTIIKEDPQSPFNKHPLITCLTNSGNITLTDTSFTQWADGKVTREDIDGKRFKELLKQHFDR is encoded by the coding sequence ATGAGTGATCTGAATGCATTATTCAGGAAACGAATAGGCATCAAGGGAGAGAAGAAACTGGCGTTTGAAGGATTGGATGATATTCTTGAAAAGACAGGAAAAACGATTCCTTTCGAAAACTTATCTATCATCACCTCCAATCTTCATGACATCAACAAAGAGAATATCATTAATAAAGTCCTTGTAAGAAACGAAGGGGGAGTTTGCTATGAACTGAATGCAGCCCTTTATTTCTTCTTGATGGAAAATGGCTTCGAAGTATCCTTGGTCCGGGGCGTCATCTACAATCAAGGATGGATGACAATCGGAAGGACTCATGTCGCCATACTTTTGAAGCATGACGGCCAAACGTATTTAGTCGATACGGGATTTGGAGGCAATCTGCCGCTAAAACCAGTTCCATTGACTGGGGAAACCGTCATTTCCCAAAACGGCGAATTTAGGGTGAAACAGGAAAAAACCGAACATGGAAATCATATTCTTGAGCTGAAGCTGAAATATAAAGATCCTGATTGGAAAATAGGGTATGCTTTCGATTCCTCCAAGCCGGTAGAAAATGTAGCCGAACTCAATGAGGTTCAAACGATCATCAAGGAAGATCCCCAATCACCTTTTAACAAGCATCCATTGATTACCTGTCTGACAAACAGCGGGAACATCACTTTAACGGATACATCCTTTACACAATGGGCTGATGGAAAAGTGACGAGAGAAGACATAGATGGCAAACGATTCAAAGAGCTGCTGAAACAACACTTTGATAGATAG